The Oncorhynchus kisutch isolate 150728-3 unplaced genomic scaffold, Okis_V2 Okis07a-Okis12b_hom, whole genome shotgun sequence genome includes a region encoding these proteins:
- the LOC116360110 gene encoding phosducin-like protein 3, with the protein MCSLLNHHFSHLATKFPECKFLMILAGQCVPNYPVSHLPTLFIYDSGCIINSLIGEKACGGRNVLEDELKWMLAQSGAFVIDSYEALYQEGTPITTPRSEQEQEDYSDDQSDHYDNHGAEV; encoded by the exons ATGTGTTCCCTGTTGAATCACCACTTCAGTCACCTGGCCACTAAATTCCCTGAGTGCAAGTTCCTGATGATCCTCGCTGGGCAGTGTGTCCCCAACTACCCTGTCAGCCACCTCCCCACCCTGTTCATCTACGACTCAGGATGTATCATCAACTCACTGATAGGAGAGAAGGCCTGTGGAGGGAGGAACGTATTGGAAgatg AGCTGAAGTGGATGCTGGCCCAGTCGGGAGCGTTTGTGATTGACAGCTACGAGGCCTTATACCAGGAGGGCACGCCCATCACGACGCCGCGTtcggaacaggaacaggaagactACAGCGATGACCAGTCTGATCACTATGACAACCACGGCGCCGAGGTGTAG